In one Corallococcus sp. EGB genomic region, the following are encoded:
- a CDS encoding response regulator transcription factor, translated as MTTAVPTVLVVEDDPNLRLALRDNLEHQGGYAVEEAATVKEAREQLSRRDFQLILLDVMLPDGDGYALCRSLREEGLGVPVLMLTARTLEEDVVRGFESGAQDYLGKPYRLRELLARVGAHLRRGGVAPAKILRFAGYSVDLDRRRVETPEGAEVELTRKEFDLLAFFLKERERALKRDEILDAVWGTDVVVDPHTVDNFVSSLKRKLKWTSASRFSIQTVRGVGYRLEVERGS; from the coding sequence ATGACCACCGCCGTCCCCACCGTCCTCGTCGTGGAGGACGACCCGAACCTGCGGCTCGCGCTGCGCGACAACCTGGAGCACCAGGGCGGCTACGCAGTGGAGGAGGCCGCCACGGTGAAGGAGGCGCGCGAGCAGCTCTCCCGCCGCGACTTCCAGCTCATCCTCCTGGACGTGATGCTGCCGGATGGAGACGGCTATGCACTCTGCCGCTCGCTGCGCGAGGAGGGTCTGGGCGTTCCGGTGCTGATGCTCACCGCGCGCACGCTGGAAGAAGACGTGGTGCGCGGCTTCGAATCTGGCGCGCAGGACTACCTGGGCAAGCCCTACCGGCTGCGCGAATTGCTCGCACGCGTGGGCGCTCACCTGCGGCGCGGTGGCGTGGCTCCGGCGAAGATCCTGCGCTTCGCGGGCTACAGCGTGGACCTGGACCGGCGGCGGGTGGAGACACCCGAGGGCGCGGAGGTGGAACTGACGCGCAAGGAGTTCGACCTGCTGGCCTTCTTCCTGAAGGAACGCGAGCGCGCGCTCAAGCGCGACGAGATCCTGGACGCGGTCTGGGGCACGGACGTGGTGGTGGATCCGCACACCGTGGACAACTTCGTCTCCAGCCTGAAGCGCAAGCTCAAGTGGACCAGCGCGTCCCGCTTCTCCATCCAGACCGTGCGCGGCGTGGGCTATCGTCTGGAGGTCGAGCGCGGTTCCTGA
- a CDS encoding von Willebrand factor type A domain-containing protein has translation MLKSLLRSALPLFLMTSAVPAMAQPDAGAAATSVIIGTVIDTETKKPLADVVVTATSPSLVGEQTVVTDANGNFRIPQLPVGTYTVRFERESYKPFARPEVRLPFNRTIRVNVEMLPESFSSTETMVGAPPTIDVGSTNQGVNVDQEFIKRIAVSRPASRGGPTRSYESLAELAPHGDGDPNSTNDRARAPSWALPYMHVLVPDGTPQTVYRAPQASAVPTPQPAPERTVAPKDRPFFDMYFKGYGVNPTVDTEEERFSTFSVDTDTASYTLTRAYLERGALPDEQAVRVEEFVNTFDYGYANAPDGPFSVNVEGFPSPARKGYQVVHIGVKARDVSSAQRKPAHLVFVIDVSGSMAMENRLGLVKRSLRLLVDALDERDQVSIVVYGSTAHQVLAPTNATQKAAILDAIDSLQTEGATNAQAGMELGYALAASHMLQGGINRVILCSDGVANNGITEADGIWARVKEQAAAGITLSTVGFGMGNYNDVLMERLAQVGEGNYSYVDKLDEARRIFVQNLTGTLQVVAKDVKLQVEFDRKTVSRYRLIGYENRLLTKQQFNDDRVDAGEVGAGHAVTALYEVKLRDPSQTNFGTLRIRYKSPEGGSSRLIEKAMPVTLLRPAYEKAASPTRLSYVAAAFAEKLRGSYWARPLTYDALVSLWEELGTPLKAREDVAELGELIRLAKKLDRREDRFESIAPVRTMDADRVPTIK, from the coding sequence ATGCTGAAGTCTCTCTTGAGAAGCGCCCTGCCCCTGTTCCTGATGACGTCCGCCGTCCCCGCGATGGCCCAGCCAGATGCGGGCGCCGCCGCCACGAGCGTCATCATTGGCACGGTGATTGACACCGAAACCAAGAAGCCCCTGGCGGACGTGGTCGTCACTGCGACCTCGCCCAGCCTTGTGGGCGAACAGACGGTCGTCACGGATGCCAACGGGAACTTCCGCATCCCCCAGCTTCCCGTGGGCACGTACACGGTGCGGTTCGAAAGGGAGTCGTACAAGCCCTTCGCCCGTCCTGAAGTCCGGCTGCCGTTCAACCGCACCATCCGCGTGAACGTGGAGATGCTCCCCGAGAGCTTCTCGTCGACGGAAACCATGGTGGGTGCGCCGCCGACCATCGACGTAGGCTCCACGAACCAGGGCGTGAACGTGGACCAGGAGTTCATCAAGCGCATCGCGGTGTCGCGCCCGGCGAGCAGGGGCGGTCCGACACGCAGCTACGAATCCCTGGCGGAGTTGGCGCCGCACGGTGATGGCGATCCGAACAGCACCAACGACCGCGCGCGCGCACCGTCCTGGGCCCTGCCGTACATGCACGTCCTCGTCCCGGACGGCACGCCGCAGACGGTGTACCGCGCGCCCCAGGCCTCGGCGGTCCCCACGCCGCAGCCCGCGCCGGAGCGCACCGTGGCCCCGAAGGACCGGCCCTTCTTCGACATGTACTTCAAGGGCTACGGCGTGAACCCCACCGTGGACACCGAGGAGGAGCGCTTCTCCACCTTCTCCGTGGACACCGACACGGCGTCGTACACGCTGACGCGCGCCTACCTGGAGCGCGGCGCGCTTCCGGACGAGCAGGCCGTGCGCGTGGAGGAGTTCGTCAACACCTTCGACTACGGCTACGCCAACGCCCCGGACGGGCCCTTCAGCGTGAACGTGGAGGGCTTCCCCTCCCCCGCGCGCAAGGGCTACCAGGTGGTGCACATCGGCGTGAAGGCGCGCGACGTGAGCAGCGCGCAGCGCAAGCCGGCCCACCTGGTCTTCGTCATCGACGTGTCCGGCTCCATGGCCATGGAGAACCGGCTGGGCCTGGTGAAGCGCTCGCTGCGCCTGCTGGTGGACGCGCTCGATGAGCGGGACCAGGTGTCCATCGTCGTCTACGGCAGCACCGCCCATCAGGTGCTGGCCCCCACCAACGCCACGCAGAAGGCCGCCATCCTGGACGCCATCGACAGCCTCCAGACGGAGGGGGCCACCAACGCACAGGCTGGCATGGAGCTGGGCTACGCGCTGGCCGCGAGCCACATGCTCCAGGGCGGCATCAACCGCGTCATCCTCTGCTCGGATGGCGTGGCGAACAACGGCATCACCGAGGCGGACGGCATCTGGGCGCGCGTGAAGGAGCAGGCGGCGGCGGGCATCACCTTGTCCACCGTGGGCTTCGGCATGGGCAACTACAACGACGTGCTGATGGAGCGTCTGGCCCAGGTGGGTGAAGGCAACTACTCCTACGTGGACAAGCTGGACGAGGCCCGCCGTATCTTCGTGCAGAACCTCACCGGCACCCTCCAGGTGGTGGCCAAGGACGTGAAGCTCCAGGTGGAGTTCGACCGCAAGACGGTGTCCCGCTACCGCCTCATCGGCTACGAGAACCGGCTGCTCACGAAGCAGCAGTTCAACGACGACCGCGTTGACGCGGGCGAGGTGGGCGCGGGCCATGCCGTCACCGCCCTCTACGAGGTGAAGCTGCGCGACCCGTCGCAGACGAACTTCGGCACGCTGCGGATCCGCTACAAGTCGCCGGAGGGCGGCAGCTCGCGCCTCATCGAGAAGGCGATGCCCGTGACGCTCCTGCGTCCCGCCTATGAGAAGGCCGCGTCCCCCACCCGCCTGTCCTACGTCGCCGCTGCCTTCGCGGAGAAGCTGCGCGGCTCCTACTGGGCGCGTCCGCTCACCTACGACGCGCTCGTGTCGCTGTGGGAGGAGCTGGGCACGCCGCTGAAGGCCCGCGAGGACGTGGCGGAGCTGGGCGAGCTCATCCGGCTGGCGAAGAAGCTGGACCGCCGCGAGGACCGCTTCGAGTCCATCGCGCCGGTGCGCACCATGGACGCCGACCGCGTCCCCACCATCAAGTAG
- a CDS encoding HAMP domain-containing sensor histidine kinase, translating to MPRRLLPTLVALVLGLAGLGVGLGYLHRIFAAEREDARASLRSRREALEQYARASLGQALREGLEAARGTLAMAKEDPLVATPGLYLREQGEQVLPRLALFDTAGDSPAKDRYARLRAGTEVADEDEGPWKEQLERMALVEQALKAKDRRATLLSLMALLQHRTHFVLASTRDLPSMLVVLEDVAARGDVVPDLMRALVRDGLLDGQGGGRLEGLQRLLLLKRSRFTPEDFDFLRGKVSALSARVGVPAADFEARARELAASPLPLPEAVLEPVLTRSGWYLEPLSGGDVRGLALDLPGLLAGLTREMRERGLLEADGRVTLPGDAPVLTLASLPVAVESSAWARGEDALESRYRLKTLMLALCAALALIIAALAFVAQQRKYRFLELKSDFVATVSHELRTPLASIRLLAETLEWRVAEGADAKDYPARIIREADGLGFLVENLLSFNRIDKGRWVPKLAPMRLDELVSQLRRDLESGAPVLVELTADVDARELNADAQLLRLLLANLARNACAYNTRSPVRLHVQTLSGGRVHFTDNGTGIPASEWERVFGEFYRLSGRDGREVPGSGLGLALCRKIARLHGGSLRVAASSPEGTTFELTLPEYRPEARSTA from the coding sequence ATGCCGCGCAGGCTGCTGCCCACCCTCGTTGCCCTCGTGCTCGGCCTCGCCGGGCTCGGGGTCGGCCTGGGGTATCTCCACCGCATCTTCGCCGCGGAACGCGAGGATGCGCGGGCCTCGCTCCGCTCCCGGCGCGAGGCCCTGGAGCAGTACGCGCGCGCCTCGTTGGGGCAGGCGCTGCGCGAAGGCCTGGAGGCTGCGCGCGGCACGCTGGCGATGGCGAAGGAGGACCCGCTTGTGGCCACGCCGGGGCTGTACCTGCGGGAACAGGGGGAGCAGGTACTGCCCCGGCTGGCGCTGTTCGACACGGCCGGGGACTCGCCCGCGAAGGACCGCTACGCGCGGCTGCGCGCGGGCACGGAGGTCGCGGACGAGGACGAGGGCCCGTGGAAGGAGCAGTTGGAGCGAATGGCGCTGGTGGAGCAGGCGCTGAAGGCGAAGGACCGCAGGGCCACGCTGCTGTCGTTGATGGCGCTGCTCCAGCACCGCACCCACTTCGTGCTCGCGTCCACGCGGGACCTGCCCTCGATGCTGGTCGTCCTGGAGGACGTGGCGGCGCGGGGCGACGTGGTGCCGGACCTGATGCGGGCCCTGGTGCGCGACGGGCTCCTGGATGGACAGGGTGGAGGACGGCTGGAGGGATTGCAGCGGCTGCTGCTGCTCAAGCGCTCGCGCTTCACCCCGGAGGACTTCGACTTCCTGCGCGGGAAGGTGTCGGCCCTTTCCGCGCGCGTGGGCGTGCCGGCGGCGGACTTCGAGGCACGGGCGCGCGAGCTGGCCGCGTCGCCGCTGCCTCTTCCAGAGGCCGTGCTGGAGCCGGTGCTGACGCGCTCCGGCTGGTACCTGGAGCCGTTGTCGGGCGGAGACGTGCGCGGCCTCGCGCTGGACCTGCCCGGGCTGCTGGCGGGGCTCACCCGCGAGATGCGTGAGCGCGGCCTGCTGGAGGCGGATGGGCGCGTGACCCTGCCGGGAGATGCGCCGGTGTTGACGCTGGCGTCGCTGCCCGTGGCGGTGGAGTCGTCGGCGTGGGCTCGGGGCGAGGATGCGCTGGAGAGCCGCTACCGGCTCAAGACGCTGATGCTGGCCCTGTGCGCGGCGCTGGCGCTGATCATCGCGGCGCTGGCCTTCGTGGCGCAGCAGCGCAAGTACCGCTTCCTGGAGCTGAAGAGCGACTTCGTGGCCACGGTGTCGCATGAACTGCGCACGCCGCTCGCCTCCATCCGCCTGCTCGCGGAGACGCTGGAGTGGCGGGTGGCGGAGGGCGCGGACGCGAAGGACTACCCCGCGCGCATCATCCGCGAGGCGGACGGGCTGGGCTTCCTGGTGGAGAACCTGCTGTCCTTCAACCGCATCGACAAGGGGCGCTGGGTGCCGAAGCTCGCGCCGATGCGACTGGACGAGTTGGTCTCCCAGCTGCGCCGGGACCTGGAGTCCGGCGCGCCGGTGCTGGTGGAGCTGACCGCGGACGTGGACGCGCGCGAGCTGAACGCGGACGCGCAGCTGTTGCGGCTCCTGCTGGCGAACCTGGCGCGCAACGCCTGCGCGTACAACACACGCAGCCCCGTGCGGCTGCATGTCCAGACGCTCTCCGGAGGACGGGTGCACTTCACGGACAACGGCACCGGCATCCCGGCGTCCGAGTGGGAGCGCGTCTTCGGCGAGTTCTACCGGCTGTCCGGCCGCGACGGCCGCGAGGTGCCCGGCAGCGGGCTGGGGCTCGCGCTGTGCCGGAAGATTGCCCGGCTGCATGGGGGCTCGCTGCGCGTGGCCGCCTCCAGCCCTGAAGGCACCACCTTCGAATTGACCCTTCCCGAGTACCGGCCCGAAGCCCGGAGCACCGCATGA
- a CDS encoding carboxypeptidase-like regulatory domain-containing protein, with translation MRFLFHGLPCLVLWLFATPASAGSDSAIFGTVIDVATQKPIADMVVTAVSPSLGKEEVVVTDGQGNFRIGHLPPGRYTLRFERMYYHLYVREDLQLQEGHSLRVRAEVAPNPNEPVMGCGP, from the coding sequence ATGCGGTTCCTGTTCCACGGCCTGCCGTGCCTCGTGTTGTGGCTGTTCGCAACGCCCGCGAGTGCCGGGTCCGACAGCGCCATCTTCGGAACCGTCATCGACGTCGCAACCCAGAAGCCCATCGCGGACATGGTCGTTACAGCGGTCTCGCCCTCCCTCGGGAAGGAGGAGGTCGTTGTCACGGATGGACAGGGAAACTTCCGCATCGGGCACCTGCCACCGGGGCGATACACGCTGCGCTTCGAACGGATGTACTACCACCTGTACGTGCGCGAGGACCTCCAGCTCCAAGAGGGCCACTCGCTCCGGGTGCGCGCCGAAGTGGCTCCCAACCCGAACGAGCCCGTCATGGGGTGCGGACCCTGA